In Daucus carota subsp. sativus chromosome 4, DH1 v3.0, whole genome shotgun sequence, one DNA window encodes the following:
- the LOC108192324 gene encoding nucleobase-ascorbate transporter 6 isoform X2, which translates to MLAEAILLGFQHFIVMLATTVIIPSALVPQMGGRNEEKAKVVQTLLLVAGLNTLLQTTFGTRLPAVIGGSYTFVAPTISIILSGRWSDQDPVARFKKIMRAVQGALIIASTIQIVLGFSGLWRNVTRFLSPLSAVPLVALTGFGLYEFGFPGVAKCVEIGLPELIILIVFSQYLPHVIKPGKHIFDRFAVLFSVVIVWIYAHLLTVGGAYNGTSPSTQTSCRTDRAGLIGGAPWISVPYPFQWGSPSFDAGEAFAMMMATFVALVESTGGFIAVARYASATHLPPSILSRGVGWQGIGILLSGIFGTGNGSSVSIENAGLLALTQVGSRRVVQIAACFMIFFSILGKFGAVFASIPSPIFAALYCLFFAYVGGVGLSFLQFCNLNSFRTKFVLGFSIFLGLSIAQYFNEYTAIKGYGPVNTTGRWFNDIVNVPFQSEAFVAGIVAYFLDNTLHKKDSSIRKDRGKHWWDKFRSYKTDVRSEEFYSLPFNLNKYFPSV; encoded by the exons CGGAGGCTATACTTCTTGGATTCCAGCATTTTATAGTAATGCTTGCTACGACAGTTATAATTCCAAGTGCTCTTGTTCCACAAATGGGGGGAAGAAAC GAGGAGAAAGCCAAAGTTGTCCAAACATTACTTCTTGTAGCTGGGTTAAACACATTACTACAAACTACATTTGGGACAAGATTACCAGCTGTAATTGGAGGCTCGTACACCTTTGTTGCACCAACTATATCAATTATTCTGTCTGGTAGATGGAGTGACCAAGATCCAGTAGCG AGATTTAAGAAGATAATGCGGGCTGTCCAAGGTGCACTTATAATTGCCTCGACGATTCAAATAGTCCTGGGATTTAGTGGTCTTTGGCGTAATGTTACAAG GTTTTTGAGTCCACTGTCAGCTGTTCCCTTGGTTGCTCTTACTGGTTTTGGGCTGTATGAGTTTGGGTTCCCTGGT GTTGCCAAATGTGTTGAAATTGGATTGCCGGAGCTTAtcattttaattgtattttctcag TATTTGCCTCATGTTATAAAACCGGGAAAACACATTTTTGATCGTTTTGCTGTTTTATTCTCAGTGGTGATTGTATGGATATATGCTCACCTACTTACCGTTGGTGGAGCCTATAATGGCAcgtcaccaagtacacaaacaAGCTGTCGTACTGATCGTGCTGGACTTATTGGTGGAGCTCCATG GATAAGTGTTCCCTATCCATTTCAGTGGGGATCCCCTTCATTTGATGCGGGTGAAGCTTTTGCCATGATGATGGCTACATTTGTTGCTCTTGTAGAG TCCACTGGTGGCTTTATTGCAGTAGCACGATATGCAAGTGCAACTCACTTGCCCCCTTCTATTCTTAGTCGTGGTGTCGGTTGGCAG GGAATTGGAATTCTGTTGTCAGGGATTTTTGGGACTGGTAATGGATCTTCAGTATCCAT TGAAAATGCTGGTCTTTTAGCATTAACTCAGGTGGGAAGTCGAAGAGTTGTACAGATCGCTGCTTGCTTTATGATCTTCTTTTCCATCCTGG GAAAGTTTGGGGCAGTATTCGCTTCTATTCCGTCACCGATCTTTGCTGCATTGTATTGTCTTTTCTTTGCTTATGTTG GTGGAGTGGGTTTGAGTTTCCTTCAATTCTGTAACCTGAACAGTTTCAGAACAAAATTCGTACTTGGATTCTCAATATTTTTGGGACTTTCAATCGCCCAATACTTCAACGAGTACACAGCAATAAAGGGCTATGGCCCTGTTAACACGACTGGGAGATGG TTCAATGACATTGTAAACGTCCCATTTCAGTCTGAAGCTTTCGTTGCTGGCATCGTAGCATATTTCCTGGATAACACCTTACATAAAAAGGATAGTTCGATCAGAAAAGACAGAGGTAAACACTGGTGGGACAAGTTCCGGTCCTATAAGACTGATGTACGAAGTGAGGAATTCTATTCATTGCCCTTCAATCTCAACAAGTATTTCCCGTCTGTGTGA
- the LOC108192324 gene encoding nucleobase-ascorbate transporter 6 isoform X1, with protein sequence MAGGGEPAPHPPKDQLPNVSYCITSPPPWPEAILLGFQHFIVMLATTVIIPSALVPQMGGRNEEKAKVVQTLLLVAGLNTLLQTTFGTRLPAVIGGSYTFVAPTISIILSGRWSDQDPVARFKKIMRAVQGALIIASTIQIVLGFSGLWRNVTRFLSPLSAVPLVALTGFGLYEFGFPGVAKCVEIGLPELIILIVFSQYLPHVIKPGKHIFDRFAVLFSVVIVWIYAHLLTVGGAYNGTSPSTQTSCRTDRAGLIGGAPWISVPYPFQWGSPSFDAGEAFAMMMATFVALVESTGGFIAVARYASATHLPPSILSRGVGWQGIGILLSGIFGTGNGSSVSIENAGLLALTQVGSRRVVQIAACFMIFFSILGKFGAVFASIPSPIFAALYCLFFAYVGGVGLSFLQFCNLNSFRTKFVLGFSIFLGLSIAQYFNEYTAIKGYGPVNTTGRWFNDIVNVPFQSEAFVAGIVAYFLDNTLHKKDSSIRKDRGKHWWDKFRSYKTDVRSEEFYSLPFNLNKYFPSV encoded by the exons CGGAGGCTATACTTCTTGGATTCCAGCATTTTATAGTAATGCTTGCTACGACAGTTATAATTCCAAGTGCTCTTGTTCCACAAATGGGGGGAAGAAAC GAGGAGAAAGCCAAAGTTGTCCAAACATTACTTCTTGTAGCTGGGTTAAACACATTACTACAAACTACATTTGGGACAAGATTACCAGCTGTAATTGGAGGCTCGTACACCTTTGTTGCACCAACTATATCAATTATTCTGTCTGGTAGATGGAGTGACCAAGATCCAGTAGCG AGATTTAAGAAGATAATGCGGGCTGTCCAAGGTGCACTTATAATTGCCTCGACGATTCAAATAGTCCTGGGATTTAGTGGTCTTTGGCGTAATGTTACAAG GTTTTTGAGTCCACTGTCAGCTGTTCCCTTGGTTGCTCTTACTGGTTTTGGGCTGTATGAGTTTGGGTTCCCTGGT GTTGCCAAATGTGTTGAAATTGGATTGCCGGAGCTTAtcattttaattgtattttctcag TATTTGCCTCATGTTATAAAACCGGGAAAACACATTTTTGATCGTTTTGCTGTTTTATTCTCAGTGGTGATTGTATGGATATATGCTCACCTACTTACCGTTGGTGGAGCCTATAATGGCAcgtcaccaagtacacaaacaAGCTGTCGTACTGATCGTGCTGGACTTATTGGTGGAGCTCCATG GATAAGTGTTCCCTATCCATTTCAGTGGGGATCCCCTTCATTTGATGCGGGTGAAGCTTTTGCCATGATGATGGCTACATTTGTTGCTCTTGTAGAG TCCACTGGTGGCTTTATTGCAGTAGCACGATATGCAAGTGCAACTCACTTGCCCCCTTCTATTCTTAGTCGTGGTGTCGGTTGGCAG GGAATTGGAATTCTGTTGTCAGGGATTTTTGGGACTGGTAATGGATCTTCAGTATCCAT TGAAAATGCTGGTCTTTTAGCATTAACTCAGGTGGGAAGTCGAAGAGTTGTACAGATCGCTGCTTGCTTTATGATCTTCTTTTCCATCCTGG GAAAGTTTGGGGCAGTATTCGCTTCTATTCCGTCACCGATCTTTGCTGCATTGTATTGTCTTTTCTTTGCTTATGTTG GTGGAGTGGGTTTGAGTTTCCTTCAATTCTGTAACCTGAACAGTTTCAGAACAAAATTCGTACTTGGATTCTCAATATTTTTGGGACTTTCAATCGCCCAATACTTCAACGAGTACACAGCAATAAAGGGCTATGGCCCTGTTAACACGACTGGGAGATGG TTCAATGACATTGTAAACGTCCCATTTCAGTCTGAAGCTTTCGTTGCTGGCATCGTAGCATATTTCCTGGATAACACCTTACATAAAAAGGATAGTTCGATCAGAAAAGACAGAGGTAAACACTGGTGGGACAAGTTCCGGTCCTATAAGACTGATGTACGAAGTGAGGAATTCTATTCATTGCCCTTCAATCTCAACAAGTATTTCCCGTCTGTGTGA